From the genome of Takifugu rubripes chromosome 10, fTakRub1.2, whole genome shotgun sequence:
AACAAGACTGGCTAACGATAATCATTAAACAAATCGATGTCAAACTACCATAAGAACGATTTCGTCTCACGATGTGCAATCTGCGTGCACTTTTCCATCCGACATATTTCCCCAGTTACTTTACAAAAGTCGGCGGATATCGTTGCCATCAAGACTTgtgcagacagaaacagaaatagCCAGTTAGCTAGCGCACGCTGGCTAACGTGCTAGCTAGAAGTCCACAGTGGTAGGAGCTATGCTAACGCTAGCAACAGCCAACTCGCAACAAATGAGGGATACGAGATCCGTTGTTCAAGTAAGCAAACAGCGGCCGCACACATTAAGCAGACAGTGCAAGAAGTACATCTGAAGGGATTAACACCTCTGAACGCATAATGGCAAAATAGTCGACACTGAAACTcactctgttttctttttcaacaacagctgttttttttttctcccagtgAATAAAAAATTAACAGTACTTCCGGAGTGAATGGGCGGATGTGACGTAGCGCACCCCGTCAGTCAGAGTCAAGATTTGGACACTACATAGACTACAGACTTCATATATCGCGTTATTtgtcataaaaacaaaatacacactAACGGTCACAACTGTCCAGTATAAGTATCGTGTGGACGAAGATGAgaaaatattatttaaaatagtATGTGAGAAACCGGAAGTTTAAAACCCTTCATCTATCAACATTTGGCATCTTTGACGTCACCGAGtttgtaaaaaatatatagtGTCGTTTGTAAAAAATATACATCAAAATCGTTCCAAAAAATGGCTTATCGTGTAGGGGAAAAAACTgtttactttttaatgtcaGTAGACCTGCTGGGTTAAAAGATGGGTGTTTTACTGTTGAGTATGGGCAAATTCCAGCTGCAGAATATagtcaaaataaacattttgtctCATTCTGGGCTTCAGAATGAACTCTACTTGATCATCTTGAAGTTAGTGAGGTCATGCGAGTTGTTTTGACTTGCAATTACCTGTCAGAAATTAGTTTATATATGATTTTATTGTTCAGAGATTGCAAGCATTTCAGGAAACACATTAGTAGCAAGTGGCCCGCAATTTCTTTATTAGATGTACAGCAAATATACATGACATAGTAACCACTCACATAGTTGCTTTGTACACACTCAGTGCCAGGGGGAATGTCATATTGAACAAAACAGTTACAGTGAAGGAAAAGCACCAGCAGCAAGGTTAAAGCATTAATTTGTGACGATATGTGACTTTATTTCCAGGGATCCACTCGCTTCGCACTGCAGATGTTACAGTACTGCACTCCAGGAAACTACAAAAGGCCAAAGAGAATGAAAAATGAGTCGAGCACAACGGTGCCATGAGTGAGATCGATGGTGAAGAAGTCACGTACCGCTCCTCCGGAAGAGGGTAAACATTCCCTGTGAAACATGTGTCTGCAGTGAAACATCACCACCCCGAAAGGTTTGCCCATGTCTGAAACAAAGGCACGTCAGAAAATAACCACAAACCCCCCACCCGACAAAAACAACATACTAACACATGAAAGACTCACCTGATGGTAATATTGCAGCGTGACACGATTCACAGATATTTTCCTCTGGACATACAGAGAGTCGACATTAGTACAGCTAATCCCCCTCCTCAGAGCAAGTTCTAAGGAAAAAGAAGACCCACCGTCCACACGGACTCCTCTCATTTGTGTTTTGTGCATcttctggaggagagacagtgAGTCAGCCACCAGAATCTTCTTACAACCTTCCCTCAGAAGAATCTAGGAAAAAAGACAACACTGGTTATAGACACGTTACACTTTAATTGCTAAATGATTGAATATGATCGAGTCAAACCTGTAGATTGTAATCCTGGAGGATTTTTACTAAAGAATCTCTGAGGTTAGGGATCTCCATGCCCTCCTTGATGCGATGGATGAGCAGGATGGGATCCACATGCGTGCCGATATTATTAAGGAGGCCAGTGATAAATGCTGGAGGGgcaagagacaggaagtgtcacATATTGAGGCAGGCAAATGACAGGAACAGAGGTCAGGACAGGAGAATACGTGGTTTGTCGATGGAGTAAGAGATGAGGTCCTCCCACAGCTCTGCGTCGTCCTGCTCTTTGGCAAATTCTATGGCTTTGTCcacatcctgcagctcctccatgaTCATCTGCAGAGCCCGTCTGGAGTTCCCCATCCTGCCTGGGTGCAACGTTACATCCATCATTTCCTAATTGCTCTGAGATCTGGGAAAATGAGGGCTCCCATGAAGCTTACTGAGCAGGAAGACGGTCTCCTCTACGAAGTTCCTCTGCTGACACACCTCCAGAGCCTGAAGGAGGCGAGATGaagcacaacacacactgtctcacacTTTCTTGAGTATGCAGCAGGACGTTTGGTGAGAATCGCACCTTTTCCAGCGGGCAGTGCGTGCTGTCCCTCAGGAAAGGCAGCAGATTTGGACGGTCAAACTCAGCGTAAAGGCCAATCTGCCTCTCGTGGTATTTCTGGCCTTTGTGGTGGTCCCGCTTGAAGAGTTCATGGAGGTACTGCGGGCAGGAGAGATCCAGAATCCGTTGTGGATGCTAGTCTGTGAGTTATTGTGATTCTGTCAGGAGACGTACCATGTGCAGGAGCTTAGGTCTGTCGGCGAGCTCTTCCACCACCCTGTCGATCTGTGAGCGCAGATGAAAAAGTATCAGCAGGACTTGAAGGTGTGTCAGATCTTTGATGAAAAGCTGACAGAAGCTCAGGACACTCACCGATATCTTGTCTTCATTGTCGAGGAGCATGTCAACAGCTTTCtgtgcaaatagaagaaatAGAGTTGGAAATTTGAAGTGGATCAAGGCTGTttctaatgtttttttaacaataatagACTTTTACCTCTTTGTCAAAGTCCATGAGGAGAACAATTTTGTCTTCTATGGAGGTGAAAAGGTTGTGTCTGTGGATGAGCTGGTAAACATCTTTGTGCCTCAGTTTCAGGTAGATCTCCAAGGCTTTGTCATACCGTTGGTCATATGTGCACCTATTGTTCAGCATTAAGAAACTCTTTCATTTAAACATAAAGCCACAATTTCTAACTTTAGGAAAGTCTCTTTTGTCTCTGGGTTCCTATTAGCATCAATTCAACCTGTTGCATAATGCTGTTCTCCTGGCTCACTCACAGTTCAGCCAGCGTGGTGAGCAGGGTACTGTTCGAGGGGTCCTTCTGCAGGTGGTCATTCACTGCCTGAACAATCACCTTGTTGTTATAAAGATCTCCAGGCCACGTGCTGATCAGGGTGGCAAAACCCTGCAGGAACATTACAGGAAGTAGAACAGACTGTTTATTCTGTTCTCCCTTTAAGGATTATCAATGGACTTAACCTGAGCTATACCTCATAATCAGTTTTGAGGAACTCATAAAGGATCATTTCATAGATGGCTGGTTTGAGACGCAGATCCCCTCTGGGCAAATACTGACTGATGGCCTGAAACCACACAGATGCAGAGAGACGTTGATAAGAGGCTAAACCCGAGTTAAACACACTCAGTGCTCGCCCTGACCCACCTTCAGCTGCCCGATGGTCCTAAACCTGTACACTTCATTTTCCCACAGTTCCATGTTTTTCCCCAGAACCTTCTGGCACTTCCTGGATTGAGATTTAAAATCAACAGTCAAATCCAACATCCGTTATTTACGCCAACAGACGTCAAACCTACCTCGCCGCGGTGTCATAGTCTCCCTTCTCCACTAAGTGATTGATGTAAGCCATCCCGATCTTCTGGACGTCATGTCTCTTGATATTTTTAAAGCTGATGTCTGCAGCCATCAGCGCCTCCTGACAGAGTCGACGGCAACAGTTAAACATCTGCGACTGCGAAATTTAGCGCAACCATAAAACCAGAGGCAAACCTCGTATTTCTTCTTTTCAAGCAGCCAGTCGATGTGGTCatcttggtcccgctccctcgcCCCGACGATGTCTTTGGGACTGATGATGTAGAAGAGCGACTCCCCCTCAGAGTGCTCTGTTAATGAAAAACCCATTTATGCCTATTGTGCATTACTGGTCTCTGCATAATGAAGTCAGAGCGCGCCAACATAGTTTCACAGTCTCACCCAGCCGGTAGTCTCTGCACTCATTGTCCCTGAAGTTGCGCACGGTCAGCGCGTCTGAGGAGATCTCCTCGTAGCTCTCGTGGAGAGGCAGGATGATGTCGAGACGGGGGCGTGCCCGAAACTCCTCATCCtacaagcacacacagatgTCCAAAGCTGCAATGTCAATTTCCCCATATCAGCACAACTGCGAACAAAGGAAACTTTTACTACCATGTGATCAGAGTTCTTCACGAAGTAGAGGACGACGAGCTGATCGGCCAGAGGTGCCAGACCGCTTATGAAAAACTCCGTCTCAAACGCAGTAACTGAGAAAACAAGGAGAGGAGAATtcattttatattatttatctCTCACAGCATGATGAATTTACCTAATTTATCTCAATATTATTAATGTATCTCCCACACTTTTCCATATGATCACTATTTCGGCTGATCGTGTACCTATTTCCACATAGCGGCTGGGCAGGTCCCGCATTTCAGTGGGATTTCGCTCCTTAACAGCACATATCTGAGGGGAGTTGAGGCATTTCTTAGAAGGGAGGAACATTGTTCTTTGAGGGTAATCAATTCAAAATTACACACCTTAATGGAAGTCCCCCAGCCAATAATGAGAGTGGTGTTGTCCTTCCAACATAGGCTGCACGGGTACATGTCTGGCCTCAGATGCACATTGTCCCGCAGCACATTTGTGATGCATTGTTTCGAACTGATATCATAGATTTTAACCCTCTAAAAGaaatcaaatgtgacattttaatttcatttttttaaagaaacatagTATTGTGCAAATTACTACAAATTACCACTAACAGGCTGCATACTCACCACATTGTTGGCCCAGGCGATTAAGTTTGCTCTCCACTTGATGTTTGTGATCGAACCCTCGCCTTCATGGAGAACAGTCATCTTCCATCGATTCAACCAGTTTCTTTCATACAGAAGCAGCTGTAAGGGTGGCAAAATGTCAACAACATTTAGCACAGCACATCTGGAGCCCGCAAGCATAGGAGAGCAGGGATGCAGTTGTGCATCCCGGCCTACAGGGGGCAGTAGATGAATAGCACATTGCACTGGAGCGGTCAGCCAGCAAATCCATCCTCCGGATTGAACTGAAACTGTGGGGAACATTCTCATTCATGCTTCAGATAATCGACTAAAAACCCAACTTCACTTCTCAGATGAACACCTTAATTCCACTTCAAAGCATTTAGGCGGAGAGACAATGAAGATAAATTGTTCATTAGACTCCATCTAAGTGAGAAAGCCTCACATTAGCTCCACATTCAGTGGTGGAAGAAGTAATTTTACTGTTTCGCATGCTTGACAAGATCTGAAAAAGGAGACGGCTTGAAAAAAGCCATAAAGAAAGGGTTGGAAGGGTTTACAACATCCTCCTTTTTAATAGCCTTGCACCCCTTTATTGGAGACACAGCATGTGCAGCTCAGAAGAGACAAGTTCGTACGTACGTTTTAAGTCTATGTCTTTCTATTGTGATAAATTCTACCAGAGAACTACAAAACTCACTGCGATGGCTTTGTGTGGCTAGTTTTATTCATAATGCAGTGTAGCACAGAGGCAACGAGAGAACAGTGTTAAGGCCTTGTGTTGCACATGCGATAGAGGACAAAGCTGGGCTCTCACATTCCCCACATTGTTGCAATCCCTACTATGTAAAcagctataaaaaaaaagtcccccAAAATGTGCATAATGTCACCAAGGATATAGAAAGAAGGTTGTATAGGCACTTTAATCCAGCGGCTGGGCTATGTTAATAAACAGTTTGCTCTACAAAGAGATGATATGACAAAAGAACTGTGGAGACAAAATTGAATTTCCTTTGACAGGATGTGGCTCCCGTTGAGGCTTATTGATTTTCATCACAGGCACATTGTAGAGGCCTTCACAACTTGGAACAAGGAGGAATCAGCAGCAATTGAAAAAAATGGCAAAGTAACACTAACAATGGGGTTTCAtaaaatagttgtttttttcctccccacaATGCTGTTGTATAAATGTCACTATGCTTTATTTATGGGTGACTCTACAATGACGCTACTTACACAACCCATTGTTAGTGGCGTAAAGTAATTGGTTTCCAGTGAAGAATACGGTACTGGTTTACCTTCAAAAATGTCCACAGGCTGACAAACATACGTGCGTAACTTTTCGACTTTGGTGGCAAAATACTTCCCGTGGAAATAATTTAGAATTGACATCACTATGCAGAAATCCCAACACGTGCTCGATAACGACATCTACTGGCTGCGCTTGTGAAGCATTGCCTTTGAAACTCTGTTGAAAGAACAGCACTTTGTGATAATGGCCAGCTCTCCCGAGAGCACTCCAGCAAAGAGACAGGAAACTAAGAGCCTTTCACGCCAAACAAAGTCCTGCGTCTCGCCTTCAGCCCAGCCAGAGAGGGGAGGTGTGTGAGATTGGGTTTCACCGGGACACAATCAGGACGAATTATTGTGGACTGTACACACTGTACTCGGCTCCCAGGTAAAAAGCgggacacacactcacctttTTGCCCCCTGTGACAAA
Proteins encoded in this window:
- the vps41 gene encoding vacuolar protein sorting-associated protein 41 homolog; protein product: MAEVEEEARKQSEEFTDESEEEDSEDEPKLKYERLANGVTEILQKDAASCMTVHDKFLALGTHFGKVFLLDIQGNVTQKFEVSSVKINQISLDESGEHIGVCSEDGKVQVLGLYTREGFHEIFDCPIKVVAVHPQFTKSNYKQFVTGGKKLLLYERNWLNRWKMTVLHEGEGSITNIKWRANLIAWANNVRVKIYDISSKQCITNVLRDNVHLRPDMYPCSLCWKDNTTLIIGWGTSIKICAVKERNPTEMRDLPSRYVEIVTAFETEFFISGLAPLADQLVVLYFVKNSDHMDEEFRARPRLDIILPLHESYEEISSDALTVRNFRDNECRDYRLEHSEGESLFYIISPKDIVGARERDQDDHIDWLLEKKKYEEALMAADISFKNIKRHDVQKIGMAYINHLVEKGDYDTAARKCQKVLGKNMELWENEVYRFRTIGQLKAISQYLPRGDLRLKPAIYEMILYEFLKTDYEGFATLISTWPGDLYNNKVIVQAVNDHLQKDPSNSTLLTTLAELCTYDQRYDKALEIYLKLRHKDVYQLIHRHNLFTSIEDKIVLLMDFDKEKAVDMLLDNEDKISIDRVVEELADRPKLLHMYLHELFKRDHHKGQKYHERQIGLYAEFDRPNLLPFLRDSTHCPLEKALEVCQQRNFVEETVFLLSRMGNSRRALQMIMEELQDVDKAIEFAKEQDDAELWEDLISYSIDKPPFITGLLNNIGTHVDPILLIHRIKEGMEIPNLRDSLVKILQDYNLQILLREGCKKILVADSLSLLQKMHKTQMRGVRVDEENICESCHAAILPSDMGKPFGVVMFHCRHMFHRECLPSSGGAFPGVQYCNICSAKRVDPWK